A genomic segment from Nicotiana tabacum cultivar K326 chromosome 7, ASM71507v2, whole genome shotgun sequence encodes:
- the LOC107772273 gene encoding uncharacterized protein LOC107772273: protein MTSIVIVIPGQKYIQCGALQKLVSGKLTGREMAGMCCYGRLSQTLMNKKVQGFYCCSPAPNNNQKMKTQTPKFLKIAVTGVTELLRLFTFSSPIRRNRLEIYDDEVAEEPLVSNVEDVLKIIKSDYEKAYFVTGLFTSGIYAEDCIFEDPTIKFSGRDLYSRNLQLLVPFFDSQSIKLVKIEKGNDSDAEVIVAYWKLRTSLKLPWRPLISVDGNTVYVLDEQLKIVKHVESWNISALEAVGQIFTPGLRSSGG from the exons ATGACCAGTATAGTAATTGTCATACCTGGCCAAAAATATATCCAATGTGGAGCACTACAGAAATTAGTGAGTGGCAAACTGACAGGTAGGGAAATGGCGGGTATGTGTTGCTATGGAAGGCTTTCACAGACCCTCATGAACAAG AAAGTACAAGGTTTCTACTGCTGCTCCCCTGCACCAAATAATAACCAGAAGATGAAAACCCAAACTCCAAAATTCTTGAAAATTGCTGTTACTGGTGTTACTGAACTCCTTAGGCTCTTCACCTTCTCCTCACCAATTAGACGAAACAG ATTGGAGATATATGATGATGAAGTGGCTGAAGAACCTTTGGTCTCTAATGTAGAAGATGTCCTTAAGATTATCAAGTCAGATTATGAGAAAGCTTATTTTGTTACAG GACTCTTCACCAGTGGAATTTATGCAGAAGACTGCATCTTTGAAGATCCAACTATAAAATTCAGTG GAAGGGACTTGTATTCCCGCAACTTGCAATTGCTGGTACCATTTTTTGACAGTCAATCAATCAAGTTAGTAAAGATTGAGAAG GGTAATGATTCTGATGCAGAGGTCATAGTGGCATACTGGAAACTGAG AACATCCCTCAAACTTCCATGGAGGCCTCTCATCTCTGTTGATGGAAATACAGTCTATGTTCTAGATGAACAACTCAAA ATTGTTAAGCATGTTGAGAGCTGGAACATTTCTGCTCTTGAAGCTGTTGGCCAGATTTTTACGCCTGGTTTGAGGAGCTCTGGTGGTTGA